The Camelus ferus isolate YT-003-E chromosome 13, BCGSAC_Cfer_1.0, whole genome shotgun sequence genome segment AGGACAGTTAGGAAGGGAGAGAACTgagctttttatattttaaatataaaatgttgagCGTGATTATTGAACTTGTAAGCTATCTTTGGTTTTCTAGGTATATAAATAAATGGTTTATAATGCTGGAGGAGTAatctaaagttttatttaatactGCAACTGAACAAAAAAGGATATTCTTAGGACCAAAAATAATTGTCTGGCAAGACTCAAAgaaattttctgtcctttttaaaaagttgccaTTGTGTAggtttttataagaaaattttaattttatctacaTGAAGCAGCCTGAGAGCAGAGACCTGGTCTTCTAACTTCTTCCTGACTTACCCCACCCGCCATACTGTTAGTTGGCACTCTGTAGGTTCTTTTGAATGAGTTGGGTTTTGGGCTTACTGTTGGAAGTTGGTTAATAATGTCGTTGAATGTTGACTGAGCTGCAAAATGAAATGTCATTGGTTCTTTTTAGGAACAGTTTACTGTGGGTAAAGCACATAGgctccccattaaaaaaattatacaggtAATATAGGTTCACCAACATATATCTTTTTTCACACacgtatgttttaaattttgaaacgCTTTTAAGCCTACAGAAGAATTGCAGGTGTAGAGcacagtacttttttttccttgaactgTACGAGAGCAAGTTGCCGGTATGTTTCATCACTCTCAGGTACTTGATTATGTGTTTCCTACAAACGAGAACATTCTCTTCCATCACCATGGTACAAGAATCAGGAAATGAACACCCAGACATTTCTGCCATCGAATCCTCAGAGCTACTCCGGTGGTGCCGGTTGACCCAGTGGTGACCTTGTAGAGAAAGGCCTGGCGGGGACCCTGGGTGGCACTTGGTTGTCTCCTCACCTCCCTTTAACCCACAGCAGTTCTTGGTCCTTTCTGACTTTCATGACCTGATGCTCTTGAAGATTACAGGCCAGTCACTCTGTGGCATGTTACTCAGGTTGAATTTGTCTGATGtgtcctcatgattagattcaggttttgCACCTTtggcaggaatatcacagaagagccagtatttatctttttcaaagattagttttacattttattttctgtttccttagagCGTTTCCCAAAGTGTATTCTGCGGAACTAGCACCTACTGTGTTCTCAACACCGTGCCACCTATAGAAGGTAGGATTCGAAAGCTTTTGACTTACAGGAAGGGGTGGGCTTGGCAGCGAGAGTAATTCCATCATTCAGTGCAGGAAATAGCCTGTGGTCAGCACCGAGAAGACCTGAGTTCTGCcttaacttgctgtgtgatcttagatGAGTTACTTAATCCTTCTGGGGTAGCAAAATAATGCTCCCTTTGTAAagtttctgtgaggattaaaaaggCAAAGAGTTTAATCACATGGAAAATTCAAAGCACTCTGCAAATGTTAAGTATACTAAAACAATAATTCTGTATTTCTAGTGTCAAATTCCAGGTGACTGAGAGTAAGGGCCTGTGGCATTGTGGGAAAAACCAGAGGTCATGTTTGAATCCCATCtgagccacttactagctgtaaatcttgggcaaattaatcTTAACCTCAGgtccttcatctgtaaattgggggcAATTATGCCCAGatgggttattgtgagaatttaatGAGAGAGTGCAATGTAGAATCCTTTCTGGATGCTTGATCTAGAGTCCCACAAATGTCTGCTCCTTCATAAgtagtagaaaataaatttacttgaTTACATGTAGCTCAAATTGAAATTGAACGGAATGAAGCAAGAGCGAATGCCCCCAAACCCAAATCGAAGCAACTGATTGATTGCAAGGCTTCTGGGCCTCCCCCCTTTATCTGCCCCGCCTACATGTTTCTAGACTGAAAATGTAAGTGCCGATAAATAGAAGTTTATTGAATCTGAGTATGAGTTCATTTAAACTCGGGTGAGAGATTTAGTAATACGATTGACAGGGAGAGGGTAAATCTGGGTCACCTAAAAACAGAAAGGGTAAGATTTGATGATCACACTCTAAGAGGAGGAAAGGGGTTGTGAAATAGCAAAACTagttatatttttgtattaaattaaaaaaattttttagcctTTAAACATCGTTTGGATAATTACAACTGAGTTTAATTCATTTTGGAGACTTTCTGtgggaaagaatgagaagaaatcataccaatgcttggcacatagttgatgcttaattaataatttattttggatGAATAGCGATTTGGGGTCTTAGGTTAGTAATGACAGTATTTGCTGCTGTGAGCACTCTGCCGACTTGAATATAACAATATGCGCTTATGTTTTCCTGAATCAGTTCCTATCCTACTAATTAAATCTAAGCACATAATAATTAGAGCTAAACAGAAAATTGTAgaacttccttttaattttaccaCTCCAAGTTGTTGATCAAATATATTCCCAGTAAGATTTAGCAACTTGATACACTGTTAGACCAACTTATTTTGAACAGTTTGTTCTAGAGGTTGAGAGTTTAATGATAATCAACTTGATTGAATAACAGTGTTTGTAATTACTCACAAAaccaaaatcatttaatttttattaattatgaattgaaataaaatgaatgcatCATTTTCTAGGGTAGAGTTAATATAGTTATGATTTACCTTGCCAAAGTCAACAGTGTGTTCCAAGGAAAAGGTTGTATACACTTCTTTGGATATAAATAGAGGATTTGGTAATGTGAAAtctcaaatttataaataaaacatgaaaataagaatTCTGTTTTTTGCCTAGTTAACTAAGTGAATGAGCATTTTTGTACTTTTGGAAAGTTTTAGTTAAGTTATAGTATGTCTCTGAaattattatttggaaaatatttgaaggTTGACTGGAAAGGATGGCTCATTCTCTAGAATTATAGCTGTCCGCCAAACAAATAATCTGTCAATTTCAAGAGCATCTctagttatttttattgtgaagtaagttataaaattattttgtaaagtcATATATCATACATGCATATTTTGCTAGATAATGATAATGAAATGTTTTACTGTGTTTGGTTGGCACTTCCATTTTGCAGTGTCAGAGTTTAACTATTTGGATTAaatactgagatgtaattgaaaTCAGTGTATACCTTACTTTGAATATTAACTCAAGATACTGTTAGAATCCTTGTACAGAGACAAGGATTTAAAAACTGGTACCTATTTTGTCtaattattatctcatttatagTTACTCCAAAAACATTAGAAAGCAgtgtttaattaaaaacacagttttaTACAGTATATCCATGTGAGCAGTTCTTTTCTAGTGTAAAAGCTGAGTTACTCTTTATCACACTGTAACTAGAGAAACTGAAATATGAACATGTACGTTTTAACATTTTGGCTATTTGAGTTCCTGGTATTCTTTTCCCAGTATTAAAATTGCCATCTTCATAATGCACAGTGGGAAAATTTACCTATTGTTATGTTTCTTAAAAAGACCCAATTTATATTCAGGATGAACCGAAAATTCTGGAAATAGCACAGTTTAAAAACTGATTAAGGGGAACCCATTGGCCTGTCAtacttctcttccttttgaaCCCATGGCTGCACATCCCCATAAAGTGCTAAATTTAGAAACTTGATTGAGACTGTGCTTACACAGtcattctccttttcctctttaaaagcCTTTGGGCCGATTCACCACTGCCTGATTTGGTATCAGAGTGGAAGACAGACGCCTTTCCTGTAGCAGTTAGTTGTGCTGTCGAGAagagttctctttctctctccctctctacaCACAagcgcgcgcgcgtgcgtgtgttTTGTATGCCCCAGGACAGCTGGGTTCTTCAAGGAGGCTAAAAGGACAGATAATTCATGTCAGGTTGTGATCACAAACATAGAAATAGGAGTTGGGGTTTAATATTCTGTTCGTTGTCAAAAATTATACTTAGTTTTTTCAGAGATATGACTAGTCATATACAATTCAAAGTAAGCCAATTGATTCAGCATCTAGCTTAGTACTGTTTTCATAAAAGGTACCCTGTAATTGATAAATATCAGAATTGAGTATAGATTTTAGAATTTCACCTCTACTTTCAGAATTATACACATCAcgggagattttttaaaaagcagagtaaaatcactttaggggaagagagaagggaggtaaAGGCTCATGTGATTTGGTCTTCTGTGCTTTAGAATTTTATGGCCCATGGTACCTCCCTCGGGAGGATGAAGTGCAGGGAGCATGCATAAGCACATAAAATTACAGAGGTTTTATAGTGTGTCATTAATACAGAACTTCCTGTGAACTTTCTTTCTgttaaatactttcttttttggtttcatagcaagattttttaaaaagtttaattttattttgctattaaaaatttgaattctTAAAAGCAATCAGTTCTTAAGCTTTTCAAGTTTTTATACTGCTTATAGAAAGAGAAGATAGGTGTTATAATTCAATTGGTTGTGTAGTTCATGGACCAAAAAAGATTTAGTACGCTGAAACTCTCTTAAGTTCCTccctataaaatatttccatatgaTGTAGTAAATTTTTTTAGACTTCATTTCTATGCCCAATATTTTcctgttaagatttttttccctgagaagaAATGTGTTAATCAGATGAAAAATGTTTGGGGAGGATTTTATTATGactgtagaaaatattttttattattttatgtttttcacatATTCAGAAAATAGACTCTGCTAAACAGAGTTACAGTAGATGACTGGAAAAATACGCTGCTGTATTTCACTTTCAGCATTCTTAACTAATACCTGTATGCCTATATAAGGTTGTTTAATTCTAAGACATTCAAAATTACTGAATGTGACAATAAATTCTCTAGGGATCTATGCCTGGAGGAGAGGTAGAGATTATCTACTCCTCCTTGAtatgggaaaactgaaaatattaagtaacttacccaaggtcacacaattagaAAGTAGCAGAACTGGGCCAGAACCCGGGACTCTTGACTTGGAGTCAGTGTTTCGTTATACCTTACTCATAtcagaataaattatttcagcTGTGACTTTCTGGAGCAAATTCAGTCTTCAGTATTTTACTGTGTTGCTCCTTAGTACCCAGTTATGCATTACACCTGTTAGATATTGCGGCTTCcatttggcattaaaaaaaaattggagtggGTAATTTGAAACTTTGACCTGAATGTGTCAAAACTGGCAAGAAATTTTGAGCCAGGCAAAGGGATTTTGTTATAGGAATGAAACAAGAAATGATATGtaagtaaataagtgaatgaaatatTACATAAAGGAGATGCTCTCTCTTAGAAAGTATCAGGGAGACTGATTATCAGGCAGTCAGACATAACATTCCAGTCCGAGAGTAGTGACCTTTTCTCTCACTAATTCAGAGAAGTTACGTTTTGATGAAATAACATTAAtcatataggtatgtatatgtaagtCAAGTTAATTAAAATGATATGCTTTTAGATTTAGGCTAGAAAGCCGCCTCTGTCTTGCCTAGGTAGCTAACTGCAGGTTTAAATTccttatatttaaaagatttgtaattttcttttggaaGGGTAAGTCTCATTTGTATTCTAGGGGATGAAGTAGTAATAGTTTATTAATAAAGTAAGTggtcatattttattataattcttccctaaaattaaaaccttttcaaCTGGTTAACAGAAGATTTCTGGGTTTTGTGAGGTCaagtcattttgtatttttgatgtactTCCTGGAAACCTGGTGAAAGGACCTTTAAAAGCAGTGTTCTGGTTATGGGCAGCTGCTGGGATAGTCCCTGTTCACTTGCTTGCCATGGAGCAAAAAGCTCAATCTTATTTTAAATCCTCTTGGCCAGATTCCTGCTGCCATCTATCTGATAAGTGTGTAAATGAGTATTGTTAACCAAGAGGAGTGATGCTCTTGGTTTCACAGTGACTAAACTGAGCTTCTGTTTCTGACCTTGCCAGTATACTTAAAAGGagattttctctattattttctctgaatttactgttttcttctttatagatGATCATGGGAACAGCAATAGTAGTCATGTAAAAATCTTTTTACCGAAAAAGCTGCTTGAATGTCTGCCGAAATGTTCAAGTTTACCCAAAGAGAGGCACCGTTGGAACACTAATGAGGTagataaatttctatttttaggggtataatttttttaagggcaAACTTGTTAGGTCATTTTGCAGTGTGGTACTTTATATTAgctttaaattcaaaatattgaaCTAGGAAATGGTAAATGGGAAGAATGCTCAATCTGGATTTGACAGAAACCATTGTGTTTTTTGAACTCTCTCTCATCTGCTTGGCTtgcattgaaaaatataaaatgtgcacGCTGACTTACAAGGTAGCATGagtttctgtctttgtcttttcttacATTTTGGTGTCTTGCATTTGGTGGTTAACGCTGCATCTCAATTAAACCTTAGTTCTTAACATTGTCATGAATTAATAAAGATACAGCCTCAATGTTGCACAGAACGTGCGGGGTCCTGACAATGAAGTTCCTGTAGAACTGGGAAGGGCAGGCTTCTTACCAGCAGAGTAGCTCTTGTCCTCGCTGATGAAGGAAGTTTGCGTGGAGAATTAATCGCTTTACCTTAACGATAGGAAGTTGTGTTAGGAGTGAAGTCTGTGTAGTAGGTTGCTTATTTGTCATATGGTGAGAAAGAAGATTGATGAAGTCCAGTGAATCCAAGTGTGTCTTCTTGGGTgatgtttccttttttggtaaATCTTAATCTGAGAGTCTTAGTATTAGGGGTGGATTGCTTCatcttacttttattttgaaatctgaatATTTCAATTTAGGGTGATACCCATTCAGTGTGGTGGTGAGACTTGGGTCTGTGCCCATCAAGCTGGGAACTACAGTCCCTTAATTCAAACGGCTGGGGTTATTGGTATTGCAAAGTCGGTGTAAATCAATTGATGTTGCTGCTTCAACATTTACTTCCAAGTTAGGTTGAATTTTTAACACCTAACCCTGTCTTGGGCACTCAGTTTTGTTAAGACACAAGAAGAAAATAGTGCTGcctatttatcctttttttaaaaaattgttttgctcAAATTCTTAGAATGCTTCTGAGTTATAAGAGGTTATATGGATGAAAGTCCCTTTACTTACCTAGTTTACAGATTTAAATACTCACTAAAAGCTCATAGTTTTGTTGCCTTGTCtctactgatttaaatttttataaggtATGTATGTTTTGATTATTTGCATAGATTACATTTCCGCTTCAAACGGAATACTTTTGCTTTGACAAACATTAGGTAGTTTAGAGGCCTGTTGTTTTAAACAGTCATCTGTTAACTGTTTCAGATGTTTTAgacctgaaaacaaaaaaatatgctgaaaattaGTCTTAATCATAGATTCTTAAATTTGGGAGCCATTCAGTACGTCAGAACTAGGTCATGAAATATTAAGACTCAGTACATTTCTTAGTATTTcctgaaatacagatttgatACCACATTATTATACATTAGTTCcagtttatttataaatgtaacaaaacatacagtttttttcaattttttaatattttacataaatgacaatttattttaattatgatttgaaattatatttgaaaacagcAATTGCTTAGTGAATTAAAATTAGAGGTCTTAAGAGTCATATAATGCTGGAAGTTAACAGTGCCAGAAATTTAG includes the following:
- the CAMTA1 gene encoding calmodulin-binding transcription activator 1 isoform X5; this encodes MWRAEGKWLPKTSRKSVSQSVFCGTSTYCVLNTVPPIEDDHGNSNSSHVKIFLPKKLLECLPKCSSLPKERHRWNTNERS